A single genomic interval of Gammaproteobacteria bacterium harbors:
- a CDS encoding Re/Si-specific NAD(P)(+) transhydrogenase subunit alpha yields MLIGVPREQQPGEHRAAMIPAMVQKLTRAGADIVVEAGLGSGAGFSDEDFVAAGARIVRDRVEMLSGADLVLRLHKPSTEDIALLKRGCIHVSYLDPFNEAALIEAFRAAGVTAISMEMIPRTTRSQKMDALSSQANLAGYVMVLLAAARMPRIMAMMMTPAGTLKPANVFVIGAGVAGLQAIATAKRLGARVVAFDTRAVVAEQVQSLGAKFLEIDLGETGQTKDGYAVQLTSEQLEKQKQGQKKQIAESDLVITTAQVFGRKPPVLVTRDMVEGMKPGSVIVDMAAETGGNVEGSVAGQSVEINGVTIIGTGNWANQVPRDASQMYSSNLFNLIDEFWDKEQKAMVLDFGDDIIQGCVITHGGEIVNQTIKNLQR; encoded by the coding sequence ATGCTGATAGGGGTTCCGCGGGAGCAACAACCCGGCGAGCATCGCGCCGCGATGATACCGGCGATGGTCCAGAAGCTGACGCGCGCCGGCGCCGACATCGTCGTCGAAGCCGGCCTCGGCAGCGGCGCCGGATTCAGCGACGAGGACTTCGTGGCGGCCGGTGCGCGCATCGTCCGCGATCGCGTCGAAATGCTGTCGGGCGCGGACCTGGTGTTGCGGCTGCACAAGCCCTCGACCGAGGATATCGCGCTGCTCAAGCGCGGCTGCATCCACGTGAGTTATCTCGATCCGTTCAATGAAGCGGCGCTGATCGAGGCCTTCCGCGCCGCCGGCGTGACGGCGATCAGCATGGAGATGATTCCACGCACCACGCGCTCGCAGAAGATGGATGCACTGAGTTCCCAGGCCAACCTCGCCGGTTACGTGATGGTGCTGCTCGCCGCGGCGCGCATGCCGCGGATCATGGCGATGATGATGACCCCGGCGGGCACGCTGAAACCGGCCAACGTGTTCGTGATCGGTGCCGGCGTCGCGGGACTTCAGGCAATCGCCACGGCCAAGCGGCTCGGCGCCCGGGTCGTGGCATTCGATACCCGCGCGGTGGTCGCGGAACAGGTGCAGTCGCTCGGTGCCAAGTTTCTCGAGATCGATCTCGGCGAGACCGGCCAGACCAAGGACGGCTACGCGGTGCAACTCACGTCCGAGCAACTCGAGAAGCAGAAGCAGGGCCAGAAGAAACAGATCGCCGAATCCGACCTGGTGATCACCACCGCGCAGGTGTTCGGGCGCAAGCCCCCGGTGCTGGTCACCCGTGACATGGTCGAGGGCATGAAGCCCGGCAGCGTGATCGTGGACATGGCGGCCGAAACCGGTGGCAATGTCGAGGGCTCGGTCGCGGGGCAAAGTGTCGAAATCAACGGCGTGACCATCATCGGCACCGGCAACTGGGCCAACCAGGTGCCGCGTGATGCGAGCCAGATGTATTCCTCGAATCTGTTCAACCTGATCGACGAATTCTGGGACAAGGAACAGAAAGCCATGGTTCTCGATTTCGGGGACGACATCATCCAGGGCTGCGTGATCACCCACGGCGGCGAGATCGTGAACCAGACCATCAAGAACCTGCAGCGCTGA